One genomic segment of Amycolatopsis sp. WQ 127309 includes these proteins:
- a CDS encoding SGNH/GDSL hydrolase family protein has translation MKRILLAALVVAGLVTPISTAAAAVGYPGLAAAFDNVGVSTADQPGAADLDGSGHSLIAEDLAAAGWAPGRTVTVDEAPLALPAYSPGAPDNVVAAGQRIEGGFSGAALSFLVTSTGTASAGTGTIEYADGHVQDFQLGAPDWYFGPGDRMTVSFPRWNTPSGPNAFSAKLYTVSVPLDPGSPATAVTLPTIGPGAALHVFALGVRPAAGPWVGTWAAATDDGLAAGPWTERTLRMVEHTSLGGSQVRVRLDNAYDPGPLVVGHATVAVRQAGATPVSTPVTLTFGGQPEAGLPAGGQAVSDALPFAVPADADLLVSLYLKGTVTNAPAHSVGLQDMYTTADGTGDHTADAGGFPSAGTFGFWTILSGIDVADAGTAGSVVAFGDSITDGYSSTPNTNSRWPNFLARRLLARGPDSAPGVVDEGIAGNRILQDAFSGFPDGRTAGVSGLARLGHDLISRPGARTAIVLEGINDINSDASADAVIAGLKQIATELHAAHIRVLAATLTPIKGCSCSNDAHLAARDQVNTFIRTSTGVFDGWVDFDAAVRDPADPEAMLPVYDSGDHLHPGDAGYRAMAEAVPLDAL, from the coding sequence GTGAAGCGCATCCTCTTGGCCGCCTTGGTGGTCGCCGGTCTCGTCACTCCGATCAGCACGGCCGCCGCGGCCGTCGGCTACCCGGGTCTCGCCGCCGCGTTCGACAACGTCGGCGTCAGCACCGCCGACCAGCCGGGCGCGGCCGACCTCGACGGGAGCGGGCACAGCCTCATCGCCGAAGACCTGGCCGCCGCGGGCTGGGCTCCCGGCCGCACGGTCACCGTCGACGAGGCACCGCTGGCGCTGCCCGCCTACAGCCCGGGCGCACCCGACAACGTCGTCGCCGCCGGCCAGCGGATCGAGGGCGGCTTTTCCGGTGCGGCGCTGTCGTTCCTGGTGACGAGCACGGGCACGGCGTCCGCCGGGACCGGGACGATCGAGTACGCGGACGGGCACGTCCAGGACTTCCAGCTGGGCGCGCCCGACTGGTACTTCGGGCCGGGCGACCGGATGACCGTGTCGTTCCCGCGGTGGAACACCCCGAGCGGGCCGAACGCCTTCTCCGCCAAGCTGTACACCGTGTCGGTTCCACTCGACCCGGGTTCGCCGGCGACCGCCGTCACCCTGCCCACGATCGGCCCGGGAGCGGCCCTGCACGTGTTCGCCCTCGGCGTGCGGCCCGCGGCGGGGCCGTGGGTGGGGACGTGGGCCGCGGCGACGGACGACGGCCTCGCCGCGGGGCCGTGGACCGAGCGGACGCTGCGCATGGTCGAGCACACCAGCCTCGGCGGCTCGCAGGTGCGGGTCCGGCTCGACAACGCCTACGACCCCGGGCCGCTGGTCGTCGGCCACGCCACGGTCGCGGTGCGGCAGGCGGGCGCGACACCGGTGAGCACGCCGGTCACCCTGACCTTCGGCGGGCAGCCGGAAGCCGGGTTGCCCGCGGGCGGGCAGGCCGTCAGCGACGCGCTGCCGTTCGCGGTGCCGGCCGACGCCGACCTGCTGGTGAGCCTGTATCTGAAGGGGACCGTGACCAACGCACCCGCGCACAGCGTCGGGCTGCAGGACATGTACACCACGGCCGACGGCACCGGCGACCACACCGCCGACGCCGGCGGCTTCCCGTCCGCCGGCACGTTCGGCTTCTGGACGATCCTCAGCGGCATCGACGTCGCCGACGCGGGCACGGCCGGTTCCGTTGTGGCCTTCGGCGACTCGATCACCGACGGCTACTCGTCGACCCCGAACACCAACAGCCGCTGGCCGAACTTCCTGGCCCGGCGCCTGCTCGCGCGCGGCCCGGACAGCGCGCCCGGGGTGGTCGACGAGGGCATCGCGGGCAACCGCATCCTGCAGGACGCCTTCAGCGGATTCCCCGATGGCCGCACGGCCGGCGTGAGCGGCCTCGCCCGGCTGGGCCACGACCTGATCAGCCGGCCCGGGGCGCGCACCGCGATCGTGCTGGAGGGCATCAACGACATCAACAGCGACGCGAGCGCCGACGCCGTCATCGCCGGGCTGAAGCAGATCGCCACCGAGCTGCACGCGGCCCACATCCGGGTGCTGGCGGCCACGCTCACGCCGATCAAGGGCTGCTCCTGCAGCAACGACGCCCACCTGGCGGCCCGCGACCAGGTGAACACCTTCATCCGCACGAGCACGGGGGTGTTCGACGGCTGGGTCGACTTCGACGCGGCGGTCCGCGACCCGGCCGACCCGGAGGCCATGCTGCCGGTCTACGACTCGGGCGACCACCTGCACCCCGGCGACGCGGGCTACCGCGCCATGGCCGAGGCCGTTCCGCTCGACGCGCTGTGA
- a CDS encoding TIGR03619 family F420-dependent LLM class oxidoreductase has protein sequence MRIGFSLPVFGKAAGTPGGVARYARAAEEAGAAGLWVGDRLLSPVKPVVPYPGYETMPDEFRTAQDPFAALAVAAAVTETVILGSSTINATQYQPANLARLLTSIDVASNGRLLPGLGIGWSPDEYDAVGIPMSERGKRLDDLLDLLDTWWSKDIVSHEGVGYKIAESYVDLKPVRKPPVHLAGFGEKSLRRVAERADGWLPVWSIPEAFPADVLTTTLAKLRADAEQAGRDPGALGVALRVNAAPDTKPEDIAESVVKIVSILDPDHTFIDISYLTSSVDEHIDLTGRLLELAAQG, from the coding sequence ATGCGCATTGGTTTCAGCCTTCCGGTGTTCGGCAAGGCGGCGGGCACGCCGGGTGGGGTCGCGCGGTACGCGCGGGCCGCCGAAGAGGCCGGGGCGGCCGGTCTGTGGGTGGGGGACCGGCTGTTGTCGCCGGTCAAGCCCGTGGTGCCGTACCCGGGTTACGAGACCATGCCCGACGAGTTCCGGACCGCCCAGGACCCGTTCGCCGCGCTGGCCGTCGCCGCGGCGGTGACCGAGACCGTGATCCTCGGCTCCAGCACCATCAACGCCACGCAGTACCAGCCCGCCAACCTCGCGCGGCTGCTGACCAGCATCGACGTCGCCAGCAACGGCCGGCTGCTGCCCGGGCTGGGCATCGGCTGGTCGCCCGACGAGTACGACGCCGTCGGCATCCCGATGTCCGAGCGCGGCAAGCGGCTCGACGACCTGCTCGACCTGCTCGACACCTGGTGGAGCAAGGACATCGTGTCCCACGAGGGTGTCGGCTACAAGATCGCGGAGTCGTACGTCGACCTCAAGCCGGTGCGGAAGCCGCCGGTGCACCTGGCCGGGTTCGGCGAGAAGTCGCTGCGCCGGGTCGCCGAGCGGGCCGACGGCTGGCTGCCGGTCTGGTCGATCCCCGAAGCGTTCCCCGCGGACGTGCTCACCACGACCCTGGCCAAGCTCCGCGCCGACGCCGAGCAGGCCGGCCGTGACCCGGGGGCACTGGGCGTGGCGCTGCGGGTCAACGCCGCCCCGGACACGAAGCCGGAGGACATCGCCGAGTCCGTCGTGAAGATCGTCTCGATCCTCGACCCGGACCACACCTTCATCGACATCAGTTACCTGACCAGCAGTGTGGACGAGCACATCGACCTCACCGGCCGGTTGCTGGAACTGGCCGCCCAGGGCTGA
- a CDS encoding MFS transporter translates to MSEDRAARTVADTREVSAPPAPDPRRWVLLAVVVTAQLLVVLDATVINIALPSAQNALHISDADRQWVITAYTLTFGGLLLLGGRVADYAGRKRVFLIGLAGFAVASALSGAATTGWMLFVGRGLQGVFGALLAPAALSLITVTFTEMGERAKAFGIFGAVSGAGAAVGALVGGVLTEYASWRWCLFFNIPVVAIAFAFAVPNMRESRIEGRARYDVAGALLGTVGLIALVYGFTTAASEGWGSGLTLGLIAFALVLLAAFVVVEAKVRAPLLPLRVVLDRDRGTAYLTSVLLGVGSMGMFLFMMYYVQQTLGYSALQAGIVFLPFPICVVLTATYTAKLLPRFGARALMTLGAALAAVAVLALTLLEPDSSYFGLILPVLVVMSVGMGLVYTPMNNVALSGIEYADAGVASALVNTSQQIGGSLGTALLNTIFTTSVASYLATTPGDAVNATMHGYHVAFAVSAVLLVASAVLVCAFVRALPKTPRATA, encoded by the coding sequence ATGTCCGAAGACCGCGCCGCCCGCACTGTCGCCGACACCCGGGAGGTGTCCGCGCCGCCGGCCCCGGACCCCCGGCGCTGGGTGCTGCTGGCCGTGGTGGTCACCGCGCAGCTGCTGGTGGTGCTGGACGCCACGGTGATCAACATCGCGCTGCCGTCCGCGCAGAACGCACTGCACATCTCCGACGCGGACCGGCAGTGGGTCATCACCGCGTACACCCTCACCTTCGGCGGGCTGCTGCTGCTCGGCGGGCGCGTCGCGGACTACGCCGGCCGCAAGCGCGTGTTCCTGATCGGCCTGGCGGGCTTCGCCGTCGCGTCCGCGCTGAGCGGCGCGGCCACGACCGGCTGGATGCTGTTCGTCGGCCGCGGGCTGCAGGGCGTGTTCGGCGCGCTGCTGGCCCCCGCCGCACTGTCCCTCATCACGGTCACCTTCACCGAAATGGGCGAGCGGGCCAAGGCGTTCGGCATCTTCGGCGCAGTCAGCGGCGCCGGCGCCGCGGTCGGCGCGCTCGTCGGCGGCGTGCTCACCGAGTACGCCAGCTGGCGCTGGTGCCTGTTCTTCAACATCCCGGTCGTGGCGATCGCGTTCGCCTTCGCGGTGCCGAACATGCGGGAAAGCAGGATCGAGGGCCGCGCGCGGTACGATGTCGCGGGCGCGCTGCTGGGCACGGTCGGCCTGATCGCGCTGGTCTACGGGTTCACCACGGCGGCCAGTGAAGGCTGGGGCTCCGGCCTGACGCTCGGCCTGATCGCGTTCGCGCTGGTGCTGCTGGCCGCGTTCGTCGTCGTCGAGGCGAAGGTGCGCGCCCCGCTGCTGCCACTGCGGGTCGTGCTCGACCGTGACCGCGGCACCGCGTACCTGACGTCGGTCCTGCTCGGCGTCGGCAGCATGGGCATGTTCCTGTTCATGATGTACTACGTCCAGCAGACGCTGGGGTATTCGGCGCTGCAGGCCGGGATCGTCTTCCTGCCGTTCCCGATCTGCGTGGTGCTGACCGCGACCTACACCGCGAAACTCCTGCCCCGGTTCGGGGCGCGGGCGTTGATGACGCTCGGTGCGGCGCTGGCCGCGGTGGCCGTGCTGGCGCTGACCCTGCTGGAGCCGGACTCGTCGTACTTCGGCCTGATCCTGCCGGTGCTGGTCGTGATGAGCGTCGGCATGGGGCTGGTGTACACACCGATGAACAACGTGGCGCTGAGCGGGATCGAGTACGCCGACGCGGGCGTCGCGAGCGCACTGGTGAACACGTCGCAGCAGATCGGTGGTTCGCTGGGCACGGCGCTGCTCAACACGATCTTCACGACGTCGGTCGCGTCGTACCTCGCCACCACACCGGGCGACGCGGTGAACGCCACGATGCACGGCTACCACGTGGCGTTCGCGGTGAGCGCGGTGCTGCTGGTGGCGAGCGCGGTGCTGGTCTGCGCGTTCGTCCGGGCGCTGCCGAAGACGCCACGCGCCACCGCCTGA
- a CDS encoding serine hydrolase domain-containing protein, with product MAHIEGTCDERFEAVRDALAASLDKDDVGASVAVYVDGAPVVDLWGGYADEARTRPWERDTITAVWSTTKTMTALCALILADRGELDLDAPVAAYWPEFAAAGKGDVRVRHVLGHTAGLPSWDEPLTVERLYDWPAMTALLAAQAPASAPGTVGAYHAVTQGYLAGEVIRRVTGHRLGRFFAEEVAAPLGADFHIGLAPEHDHRVAPVIPATTRAPEFADRGPGNPDVPAEVANTEAWQRADIPSASGFGNARSVAAVQSVLTSGGRGLLSAAGCERALEEQFAGEDQVLGARIRYGMGYAVQGRSCSWGGWGGSLVMNDFDRRMTVAYVMNRMLEEGPLGDDRGLSVVMATFDS from the coding sequence ATGGCCCACATCGAGGGTACGTGTGACGAACGGTTCGAAGCGGTGCGGGACGCCCTGGCGGCGTCGCTGGACAAGGACGACGTCGGGGCGTCCGTCGCGGTGTACGTGGACGGTGCGCCGGTCGTCGACCTCTGGGGCGGGTACGCCGACGAGGCGCGGACGCGGCCGTGGGAGCGCGACACGATCACCGCCGTCTGGTCGACCACCAAGACGATGACCGCGCTGTGCGCGCTGATCCTCGCCGATCGCGGTGAGCTCGACCTGGACGCGCCCGTGGCGGCGTACTGGCCCGAGTTCGCCGCCGCCGGGAAGGGCGACGTGCGGGTGCGGCACGTGCTCGGGCACACCGCGGGGCTGCCGTCCTGGGACGAGCCCCTGACCGTCGAGCGGCTCTACGACTGGCCCGCGATGACCGCGCTGCTGGCGGCGCAGGCGCCCGCGTCGGCACCGGGCACGGTGGGCGCCTACCACGCCGTCACGCAGGGGTACCTGGCCGGCGAGGTGATCCGCCGGGTCACCGGACACCGGCTCGGCCGGTTCTTCGCCGAGGAGGTGGCCGCGCCGCTGGGCGCCGACTTCCACATCGGGCTGGCCCCCGAGCACGACCACCGGGTCGCGCCGGTCATCCCGGCCACGACGCGGGCACCCGAGTTCGCGGACCGCGGGCCCGGCAACCCGGACGTCCCCGCGGAAGTGGCCAACACCGAGGCGTGGCAGCGGGCGGACATCCCGTCCGCCAGCGGGTTCGGCAACGCGCGATCGGTGGCCGCCGTGCAGTCGGTGCTCACCTCGGGCGGCCGGGGGCTGTTGTCCGCGGCCGGCTGCGAGCGGGCCCTGGAGGAGCAGTTCGCCGGCGAGGACCAGGTCCTGGGCGCCCGGATCCGGTACGGCATGGGTTACGCCGTGCAGGGCCGCAGCTGTTCCTGGGGTGGCTGGGGCGGATCGCTCGTCATGAACGACTTCGACCGCCGCATGACCGTGGCGTACGTGATGAACCGGATGCTGGAGGAAGGCCCGCTGGGCGACGACCGCGGGCTGAGCGTCGTGATGGCGACGTTCGACAGCTGA
- a CDS encoding cyclopropane-fatty-acyl-phospholipid synthase family protein, which produces MTTESLPKPEEVGTFYDATNDLMTQFLGGSTHYGYWTGPDDTSTFEQAADRLTDILTGKLGATAGDRVLDVGCGQGNPGVRTAIRTGADLTGISISARDVEVSNARAAREGVADRVRFQRADAMELPFEDDSFDHVFALESIVCVPDRVRALKQIARVIKPGGFVALTDFSDRDAAANAQKKKDLEEVGESWHTAPLVTEADYETFAAAAGLEVVEVTDITLNTKYTEERFYGPLREYAENNDVPPEITQVLEIAPSPEELKAMSDGAPSVGVLLIVLRNPA; this is translated from the coding sequence ATGACCACCGAGTCGCTGCCCAAGCCCGAAGAAGTCGGCACCTTCTACGACGCGACCAACGACCTGATGACCCAGTTCCTGGGTGGCAGCACGCACTACGGCTACTGGACCGGCCCGGACGACACCAGCACGTTCGAGCAGGCGGCGGACCGGCTGACCGACATCCTGACCGGCAAGCTCGGCGCGACGGCGGGGGACCGCGTTCTCGACGTCGGCTGCGGCCAGGGCAACCCGGGCGTGCGCACGGCGATCCGCACCGGCGCGGACCTGACCGGCATCTCGATCAGCGCCCGGGACGTCGAGGTGTCGAACGCCCGCGCCGCGCGTGAGGGCGTCGCCGACCGGGTGCGCTTCCAGCGTGCCGACGCCATGGAGCTGCCCTTCGAGGACGATTCCTTCGACCACGTCTTCGCGCTCGAGTCGATCGTCTGCGTGCCGGACCGCGTCCGGGCGCTCAAGCAGATCGCGCGGGTGATCAAGCCGGGCGGGTTCGTCGCGCTCACCGACTTCAGCGACCGGGACGCCGCGGCCAACGCGCAGAAGAAGAAGGACCTGGAAGAGGTCGGCGAGTCGTGGCACACCGCGCCGCTGGTCACCGAGGCGGACTACGAGACGTTCGCCGCCGCGGCCGGCCTGGAGGTCGTCGAGGTCACCGACATCACCCTCAACACCAAGTACACCGAGGAGCGGTTCTACGGGCCGCTGCGCGAGTACGCCGAGAACAACGACGTGCCGCCGGAGATCACGCAGGTGCTGGAGATCGCGCCCAGCCCGGAGGAACTGAAGGCGATGAGCGACGGCGCCCCCTCGGTCGGCGTGCTCCTGATCGTCCTGCGCAACCCCGCCTAG
- a CDS encoding cytochrome P450 encodes MLTEFDEWGVDERQYWLRGIEPEKAVAYDAETRMWHVYGHPENVQLLSKPKVFSSNLQRVMGAEIGGDNPEETYDELLYLDPPDHTRLRKLVSHAFTAKVVADLEPKIAALTNELLDEVKSSDRLELVSELAYPLPVTVICELLGIPAGDRDLFRKQAESLMPSTSDDVQLVGRFEGQEEVTKTVIQRHREFAEYLQQFIDDRRKKPREDLLSGLVHAEVDGERLTGKEVASLVDTLLLAGHLNTTMMLSNTILCLDAHPEEFRRTREDRSRLPGVVEESLRYLPPFSVTSRVTAAETELGGETIPADQLVMVWMATANRDPRVFDAPAEFRPERHPNPHLTFSRGIHFCVGAGLGRLEGRVALNTLLDRFPHLATIPDEPPRFIRTDQMFNAHTLPLAVSG; translated from the coding sequence GTGCTCACCGAATTCGACGAGTGGGGGGTCGACGAGCGCCAGTACTGGCTGCGCGGCATCGAACCCGAAAAGGCCGTCGCCTACGACGCCGAGACGCGGATGTGGCACGTCTACGGTCACCCCGAGAACGTGCAACTGCTGAGCAAGCCGAAGGTGTTCTCCTCGAACCTGCAGCGGGTGATGGGCGCCGAGATCGGCGGCGACAACCCGGAAGAGACCTACGACGAGCTGCTCTACCTGGACCCGCCGGACCACACCCGGCTGCGCAAGCTCGTCAGCCACGCGTTCACGGCCAAGGTCGTCGCCGACCTGGAGCCGAAGATCGCGGCCCTGACGAACGAACTGCTCGACGAGGTGAAGTCGTCGGACCGGCTCGAGCTGGTCAGCGAGCTGGCCTACCCGCTGCCGGTCACCGTGATCTGCGAGCTGCTCGGCATCCCGGCCGGCGACCGCGACCTGTTCCGCAAGCAGGCCGAGTCGCTGATGCCGTCCACTTCGGACGACGTCCAGCTGGTCGGCCGCTTCGAAGGCCAGGAAGAGGTCACGAAGACGGTCATCCAGCGGCACCGGGAGTTCGCCGAGTACCTGCAGCAGTTCATCGACGACCGGCGGAAGAAGCCCCGCGAGGACCTGTTGAGCGGGCTCGTGCACGCCGAGGTCGACGGGGAACGCCTGACCGGCAAGGAAGTCGCGAGCCTCGTCGACACCCTGCTGCTCGCCGGGCACCTCAACACCACGATGATGCTCAGCAACACCATCCTGTGCCTGGACGCGCACCCGGAGGAGTTCCGGCGCACCCGCGAGGACCGCTCCCGGCTGCCGGGCGTGGTCGAGGAGTCGCTGCGCTACCTGCCGCCGTTCTCGGTGACCTCCCGGGTGACCGCGGCCGAGACGGAGCTCGGCGGCGAGACGATCCCGGCCGACCAGCTGGTGATGGTGTGGATGGCCACGGCCAACCGCGACCCCCGCGTGTTCGACGCGCCGGCGGAGTTCCGCCCGGAACGCCACCCCAACCCGCACCTGACGTTCTCGCGCGGCATCCACTTCTGCGTCGGCGCCGGGCTGGGTCGGCTGGAGGGGCGCGTCGCGCTGAACACGCTGCTGGACCGCTTCCCGCACCTGGCCACGATTCCCGATGAGCCGCCGCGGTTCATCCGCACCGACCAGATGTTCAACGCGCACACGCTGCCGCTCGCCGTTTCCGGCTGA
- a CDS encoding alpha-L-rhamnosidase → MPGHPARVALAFLCALLSTLFLGTPALAGDRGAGLEVYDLRADNVVNPLATTGTPTLSWKLRSDRPGARQTAYRILVASSPGLLAAHRTDVWDSGKVVSGDSVSVPYRGAAAAAGKRSYWTVEVWDSRGVVTKPATPAWWETGPADWGSAAWISPDAGSAYAWQDFTLDLDFTIKAGAASVLFRAAGPDDFLMWQVNAATTPGKVLLRPHVKSYGAFTLLGETDLAPVITPATVGAPHHLRLEARGDTVVTSIDGTRVDSRTVGAATTGTLGFRTSVSQGTAEDARYDNVAVHAPDGTPLFSDDFSAAPDPRFPGVTIADGQLEPQGDPVLLAQTPDAPLLRHEFVLDKPVATARAYVYGLGFYELHLNGEKTGDQVLSPASTPYDQRNLYDSFDVTRQVHIGHNAVGLWLGNGYGSRFSQYGFRWTGPKQGILALAVTFTDGTTRTVTTDDTWRWSDGPVTANDLYAGESYDARLQQNGWDRPGFADASWHPVRTVAAPSATLTAATAPPIRVVQTLRAVSVKQPRPGVHVYDFGQNFAGWAQLRVAGPAGTTVRMRTAEELGADGMLDTSTNRNAASTDSYTLGSAAGTQVYEPRFTYHGFRYLELTGFPGTPDLGSVTGRVAHADVAATGHVETSDPLLNTIWANNRRAVLNNSMSLPTDNPVRDERTPPGMDVQAYHDAAVLDFGMDGFYGKYLQDLPPGTALPSDAGNAQLPDMGGGSVDLAWSLYEQYGDLGRLAATYPKMTAFVDTNAAAYPGRIWPDDRGFGDWCPPDRGPNANGGQGNPSAGDCFSERSIVNTALSFRQADDVAKAARALGNTADAAHFAGLATSIADAFNAHFLNAAGNTYGDGRQTTSILPLAFGIVPPDKLAAVGAQLVDTILTKNGGHLDTGIFGTRYLPEALAKVGRIDVALTVLDQKTYPGFGYEIGRGATTPWEQWTYQSGMETHDHAMFAGVNAALYTQFAGITPAAPGYAAIAFAPQVPAGLGHVAASIDTVRGPVSSAWTRSGCRLDLTVTVPAGTTGTVTVPGTGVTAPPGATPLPGANRYSVGSGAWTFTARHCD, encoded by the coding sequence ATGCCCGGTCACCCCGCACGAGTCGCGCTCGCTTTCCTGTGCGCCTTGCTCTCGACGCTCTTCCTCGGCACCCCCGCGCTCGCGGGGGATCGCGGCGCAGGGCTCGAGGTCTACGACCTGCGCGCCGACAACGTTGTCAACCCGCTGGCCACCACCGGCACTCCGACGTTGAGCTGGAAACTGCGCTCCGATCGACCCGGCGCGCGGCAGACGGCCTACCGGATCCTCGTCGCCAGCTCGCCCGGCCTGCTCGCGGCGCACCGCACCGACGTCTGGGACAGCGGCAAGGTCGTGAGCGGCGACTCGGTTTCGGTGCCCTACCGCGGTGCGGCCGCCGCGGCCGGGAAGCGGAGCTACTGGACCGTCGAAGTCTGGGATTCCCGTGGCGTCGTGACAAAACCGGCGACGCCCGCGTGGTGGGAGACCGGGCCGGCGGACTGGGGGAGCGCGGCCTGGATCAGCCCGGACGCGGGGAGCGCGTACGCGTGGCAGGACTTCACCCTGGACCTCGACTTCACGATCAAGGCGGGCGCCGCGAGCGTACTTTTCCGCGCCGCCGGCCCCGACGACTTCCTGATGTGGCAGGTCAACGCGGCCACGACGCCGGGCAAAGTGCTGCTGCGGCCGCACGTGAAGAGCTACGGCGCCTTCACCCTCCTCGGCGAGACCGATCTCGCGCCCGTCATCACCCCGGCCACCGTCGGCGCACCGCACCACCTGCGTCTCGAAGCCCGCGGCGACACCGTCGTCACGTCGATCGACGGCACGCGGGTCGACTCCCGCACGGTCGGCGCGGCGACCACCGGCACCCTCGGCTTCCGGACGTCCGTCAGCCAGGGCACGGCCGAGGACGCCCGCTACGACAACGTCGCCGTGCACGCGCCCGACGGCACACCGCTGTTCTCCGACGACTTCTCGGCCGCGCCGGACCCGCGCTTCCCCGGCGTCACCATCGCCGACGGTCAGCTGGAACCGCAGGGCGACCCGGTCCTGCTGGCCCAGACGCCGGACGCGCCGTTGCTGCGCCACGAGTTCGTCCTGGACAAGCCGGTCGCCACGGCGCGGGCGTACGTGTACGGCCTCGGTTTCTACGAACTCCACCTCAACGGCGAGAAGACCGGCGACCAGGTCCTCTCGCCCGCCAGTACCCCTTACGACCAAAGAAACCTCTACGACTCCTTCGACGTCACCAGGCAGGTCCACATCGGACACAACGCCGTGGGCCTGTGGCTGGGCAACGGGTACGGCTCGCGGTTCAGCCAGTACGGCTTCCGGTGGACGGGCCCGAAACAGGGCATCCTCGCGCTCGCCGTCACCTTCACCGACGGGACGACCCGGACCGTCACCACCGACGACACCTGGCGCTGGTCCGACGGCCCGGTGACGGCCAACGACCTCTACGCGGGGGAGAGCTACGACGCGCGTCTGCAGCAGAACGGCTGGGACCGGCCCGGTTTCGCCGACGCGTCCTGGCACCCGGTGCGCACGGTCGCGGCGCCCAGCGCCACCCTCACCGCCGCCACGGCGCCGCCGATCCGCGTGGTGCAGACGCTGCGCGCGGTGTCGGTGAAGCAGCCCCGCCCGGGCGTCCACGTCTACGACTTCGGGCAGAACTTCGCGGGCTGGGCGCAGCTCCGCGTCGCCGGGCCGGCCGGGACGACCGTGCGGATGCGCACGGCGGAGGAACTCGGCGCCGACGGGATGCTCGACACCAGCACCAACCGGAACGCCGCGTCGACCGACTCCTACACCCTCGGATCCGCCGCGGGGACCCAGGTCTACGAGCCGCGGTTCACCTACCACGGCTTCCGCTACCTCGAGCTGACCGGCTTCCCGGGCACGCCGGACCTCGGCAGCGTCACCGGCCGCGTCGCGCACGCCGACGTCGCGGCCACCGGGCACGTCGAGACGTCCGACCCGCTGCTGAACACGATCTGGGCGAACAACCGGCGGGCCGTCCTGAACAACTCGATGAGCCTGCCCACCGACAACCCGGTCCGCGACGAGCGGACGCCGCCGGGCATGGACGTGCAGGCCTACCACGACGCGGCCGTCCTCGACTTCGGCATGGACGGCTTCTACGGCAAGTACCTGCAGGACCTGCCGCCCGGCACGGCGCTGCCCAGCGACGCGGGCAACGCGCAGCTGCCGGACATGGGCGGGGGCTCGGTCGACCTCGCGTGGTCGCTCTACGAGCAGTACGGCGACCTCGGGCGCCTCGCCGCGACCTACCCGAAGATGACGGCGTTCGTGGACACCAACGCGGCCGCCTACCCGGGCCGGATCTGGCCGGACGACCGCGGGTTCGGCGACTGGTGCCCGCCCGACCGCGGCCCGAATGCCAATGGCGGCCAGGGAAACCCGTCGGCGGGCGACTGCTTCAGCGAGCGGTCGATCGTCAACACGGCCTTGTCGTTCCGGCAGGCCGACGACGTCGCGAAAGCCGCGCGAGCACTGGGGAACACCGCCGACGCGGCCCACTTCGCCGGACTGGCGACGTCGATCGCCGACGCGTTCAACGCGCACTTCCTCAACGCCGCAGGTAACACCTACGGCGACGGGCGCCAGACGACCAGCATCCTGCCGCTCGCCTTCGGCATCGTGCCGCCGGACAAGCTGGCCGCCGTCGGCGCGCAGCTCGTCGACACGATCCTCACGAAGAACGGCGGCCACCTCGACACCGGCATCTTCGGCACGCGCTACCTGCCCGAGGCGCTCGCCAAGGTCGGCCGGATCGACGTCGCGCTGACCGTGCTCGACCAGAAGACCTACCCCGGGTTCGGGTACGAGATCGGCCGCGGCGCGACGACGCCGTGGGAGCAGTGGACCTACCAGTCCGGCATGGAAACCCACGACCACGCCATGTTCGCGGGCGTCAACGCCGCGCTGTACACGCAGTTCGCCGGGATCACCCCGGCCGCGCCCGGCTACGCCGCGATCGCTTTCGCACCCCAGGTTCCCGCCGGGCTCGGGCACGTGGCGGCGTCGATCGACACGGTCCGCGGCCCGGTCTCGTCGGCGTGGACGCGGTCCGGGTGCCGGCTCGACCTGACCGTCACGGTGCCTGCCGGCACGACCGGCACGGTGACGGTCCCCGGTACGGGCGTGACGGCGCCGCCGGGTGCGACGCCGTTGCCGGGGGCGAACCGGTACTCCGTGGGCTCCGGCGCCTGGACGTTCACCGCCCGCCACTGCGACTGA